The Fibrobacter sp. UWB2 genome window below encodes:
- a CDS encoding lipopolysaccharide assembly protein LapB — protein MPLNVFAADDFFFKANELYDQGRYKESVKYYRAAIDDGRYEPFAWFNLGNALVQLGKKEVAMVAYKRTVELLPDFVKAWMLLGDLYYLAESPSDAIVAYNRAIELGTETDHIHFALAECYMKGSDWTLAQKHFERALALNPDRMDAWYGLAEVYEKLGDYEYAVKTLKNALQMTATAGADVHYTLSYYYRSMDSTRLALNEMENGIMMDPENVSARRYLAQMYVKNESPWMAIFTLEEGLRHKKGIADLNLDLGQIYFTQKRYDEAFECYMKAWRAGNSQGRIGAENVGHIFSNAGDTEKAESLYARIRNKK, from the coding sequence TTGCCGTTGAATGTTTTTGCTGCTGATGATTTCTTCTTCAAGGCGAACGAACTTTACGACCAGGGGCGTTACAAGGAATCGGTGAAGTATTACCGTGCTGCGATTGACGATGGCCGTTACGAGCCGTTCGCATGGTTCAACTTGGGCAATGCCCTTGTGCAGCTCGGCAAAAAAGAAGTCGCGATGGTGGCTTACAAGCGCACTGTCGAACTGCTCCCGGATTTTGTGAAGGCTTGGATGCTTCTTGGCGATTTGTATTACCTCGCTGAATCTCCGAGCGATGCGATTGTCGCCTACAACCGTGCGATTGAACTCGGGACGGAAACGGACCACATCCATTTTGCACTTGCGGAATGTTATATGAAGGGTAGCGACTGGACGCTTGCGCAAAAGCATTTTGAACGTGCGCTGGCGCTAAACCCGGACCGCATGGATGCTTGGTACGGCCTTGCCGAAGTCTATGAAAAACTGGGCGATTACGAATATGCAGTGAAGACGCTCAAGAATGCGCTCCAGATGACAGCGACCGCTGGCGCCGACGTGCATTACACGCTCTCGTATTACTACCGCAGCATGGATTCTACGCGGCTCGCTCTCAATGAAATGGAAAACGGCATCATGATGGATCCTGAAAACGTTTCCGCTCGCCGCTATCTCGCGCAGATGTATGTCAAGAATGAATCCCCGTGGATGGCTATTTTCACGCTCGAAGAAGGCCTCCGCCACAAGAAGGGAATTGCGGATTTGAATCTCGACTTGGGACAAATTTACTTTACGCAAAAGCGCTACGACGAAGCATTTGAATGTTACATGAAAGCTTGGCGTGCAGGCAATTCTCAAGGCCGCATCGGAGCAGAAAACGTCGGCCACATCTTCTCGAACGCTGGCGACACCGAAAAAGCTGAATCCCTCTACGCCCGCATCCGTAACAAAAAGTGA
- a CDS encoding OSTA/TMEM184 family protein, whose amino-acid sequence MLKMKSSVLKIVWIIFAVWTTIFISIITYTAVVVFNSPFKNAHDAFAIFTFFLLIAYILSAKGILMRTAKSIEKIDDDLYRVHTLVNHYDIHRKDVTIDKFGRIKIDVYSGKIHPQRGNYIDTTPNKKLWDELLGTTK is encoded by the coding sequence ATGTTAAAGATGAAGTCTAGCGTACTGAAAATCGTATGGATTATATTCGCTGTATGGACTACAATTTTTATTTCAATAATAACCTATACGGCTGTTGTTGTTTTTAACAGTCCATTCAAAAATGCTCATGACGCATTTGCCATTTTTACGTTTTTTCTATTAATCGCTTACATCTTATCTGCAAAAGGTATACTCATGCGCACCGCCAAATCAATCGAAAAAATTGACGATGATTTGTATAGAGTACATACATTAGTAAACCACTATGATATTCATCGAAAAGATGTAACCATCGATAAATTCGGGCGTATCAAAATTGATGTGTACAGTGGCAAGATTCATCCACAGCGCGGTAATTACATTGATACAACGCCCAATAAAAAATTATGGGATGAGTTACTAGGGACTACAAAGTAG
- a CDS encoding DUF3450 family protein, translating into MKFSFLPKVLLCLGLSGVFAVAQETVESVRRQIKTVEAETAREKSMHEAEKKRHAEFVEVGRKKVQNLSAQNKSLKAEIDSLKVELKKISAARSKTNGSIRYFENRKTKYADSLATVIDSLVPFFESDFPYRTDEAVKNIQEIASMLHKGLIETDDALNRTMEVFYDRIRLGYTTEVWKGFLQVDARNVAGTYLRYGAVASIFVSNDGNDVLFLTRNGLGYSWKNVSEDLTMRTVLKDVMKVAEGKTAPRLVTIPVSFPKEAN; encoded by the coding sequence ATGAAATTTTCATTCCTTCCTAAAGTATTGTTGTGTCTGGGGCTTTCTGGCGTTTTTGCCGTTGCCCAAGAAACGGTAGAAAGCGTTCGTCGCCAAATCAAGACGGTCGAGGCCGAAACCGCTCGCGAAAAATCTATGCACGAAGCCGAAAAGAAGCGCCATGCCGAATTCGTTGAAGTCGGTCGCAAAAAGGTGCAGAACCTCTCGGCCCAGAACAAGTCCTTGAAAGCCGAAATCGACTCGCTCAAGGTCGAACTCAAGAAAATTTCAGCGGCCCGCTCCAAGACGAATGGCTCGATCCGCTATTTCGAAAACCGCAAGACGAAGTACGCCGATTCTCTTGCGACGGTCATCGATTCTCTCGTGCCGTTCTTTGAATCGGATTTCCCGTACCGCACGGACGAAGCAGTCAAGAACATCCAGGAAATCGCAAGCATGTTGCACAAGGGCCTGATAGAAACGGACGATGCTTTGAACCGCACGATGGAAGTCTTTTACGACCGCATCCGCCTGGGTTACACCACCGAAGTTTGGAAGGGCTTTTTGCAGGTGGACGCTCGCAACGTGGCTGGAACGTATTTGCGCTATGGTGCAGTCGCCTCGATTTTCGTCAGCAATGACGGTAACGATGTTTTGTTCCTCACTCGTAACGGTCTCGGCTACTCCTGGAAGAACGTCTCCGAAGACCTCACGATGCGCACGGTCCTCAAGGACGTGATGAAGGTCGCCGAAGGCAAGACTGCTCCAAGACTTGTGACTATCCCAGTATCTTTCCCGAAGGAGGCTAACTAA
- a CDS encoding MotA/TolQ/ExbB proton channel family protein: MDEYSVIEATMSILLRGGWVLLPLFMIGWLGWFLMFERYGYYFMLKGTSTSKFFKDLDTVGEEAAFAKLRKRRFGYFLALVENVRKYRKDGPVAVRNAMLATRHELDVSLSKSLKTIVTCASIAPLLGLLGTVSGMVHTFETIKQFGFGNPVLLADGISEALLTTQAGLLVAFPLMLVYNYLESRVDSIGDFAWGEALKFEERCFAKEVE; the protein is encoded by the coding sequence ATGGACGAATATTCCGTCATCGAAGCGACCATGAGCATCCTGCTGCGCGGCGGCTGGGTGTTGCTCCCGCTATTCATGATTGGGTGGCTGGGCTGGTTCTTGATGTTTGAACGATACGGCTATTATTTTATGCTGAAAGGCACTTCGACTTCGAAGTTCTTCAAGGATTTGGACACGGTGGGTGAGGAGGCTGCATTTGCAAAACTCCGCAAGCGCCGTTTTGGCTACTTCTTGGCTTTGGTCGAAAACGTGCGGAAGTACCGTAAAGATGGTCCTGTGGCTGTACGCAATGCGATGCTCGCGACGCGTCATGAACTGGACGTGAGCCTTTCCAAGTCGCTCAAGACGATTGTGACTTGTGCCTCGATTGCACCGCTTCTCGGACTTTTGGGAACGGTATCCGGCATGGTGCATACGTTCGAGACAATTAAGCAATTTGGCTTTGGGAACCCGGTGCTTTTGGCCGATGGCATTTCCGAAGCGCTCCTCACGACGCAGGCGGGCTTGCTTGTTGCGTTCCCGTTGATGCTCGTTTATAACTATCTCGAAAGTCGAGTAGATTCTATTGGTGATTTTGCCTGGGGCGAAGCGCTCAAGTTCGAAGAACGTTGCTTTGCCAAGGAGGTTGAATGA
- a CDS encoding biopolymer transporter ExbD, whose amino-acid sequence MSFIRKRSRSGGGIDVSPMLDMVFILLIFFIVTSTFTRETGVDVTKPKASTAKELAKESILIGVTRQGTIHINETQVNLSTLQTVLRQMMAEAPDRPVIIVSDRDAPNGVVVDILDECNLAKVRKVSISANKEE is encoded by the coding sequence ATGAGTTTTATCCGTAAACGTTCGAGAAGCGGTGGAGGCATTGATGTCTCTCCGATGCTCGATATGGTGTTCATCCTTTTGATCTTCTTCATCGTGACTTCGACATTCACGCGTGAAACCGGCGTGGATGTGACGAAGCCGAAGGCGAGTACCGCAAAGGAACTCGCTAAGGAAAGCATTTTGATTGGTGTCACCCGTCAGGGGACCATCCACATCAACGAGACGCAGGTGAACCTCTCGACTTTGCAGACCGTGCTCCGCCAGATGATGGCCGAAGCGCCGGATCGCCCGGTGATTATCGTGAGCGACCGCGATGCCCCCAACGGTGTTGTTGTTGATATCCTCGATGAATGTAATTTGGCGAAGGTGAGAAAAGTCTCCATTTCCGCGAATAAGGAGGAGTAG
- a CDS encoding RluA family pseudouridine synthase, whose translation MGKAPSDMFFESEVRPEYEGRLLLDSLCDRFTYHSREDWIDRLTRGLVTINGATANVETVAHRGDKVVYHVENYSEPEVPTDFETVFEDDEFILVAKPAGVPVHHTGRIFYNTFAAIIRREFDSETATPMHRLDRDTGGLILFARYGETAARFQKNLDRILLRKFYLAVVRGKFPEGEVECHMPLREDPEDPIRLRMHHRVDGKECFTRFKLVRHLDCPEIAPELSLVEAELITGRKHQIRAHLAEMGYPIVGDRLYYRDGEFYQKLAQGGELTDEDIKVLGAHNQMLFAYKVELQLPYWKEPRTFESHAYPADMAKLLAE comes from the coding sequence ATGGGCAAGGCTCCGTCAGATATGTTCTTTGAAAGCGAAGTGCGCCCTGAATACGAAGGCCGCCTTTTGCTCGATTCTCTTTGCGACCGTTTCACATACCACAGCCGTGAAGACTGGATAGACCGCCTGACGCGCGGACTCGTGACGATTAACGGTGCAACAGCCAATGTAGAGACTGTAGCGCATCGCGGCGACAAGGTCGTTTACCATGTTGAAAACTACAGCGAACCCGAAGTCCCGACTGATTTTGAAACGGTCTTTGAAGATGATGAATTTATTCTAGTCGCAAAGCCGGCTGGCGTGCCTGTACACCATACGGGCCGCATTTTCTACAACACGTTTGCTGCAATCATCCGTCGCGAATTCGATTCCGAGACGGCAACGCCGATGCATCGATTGGACCGCGATACGGGCGGACTTATCTTGTTTGCAAGGTATGGCGAAACGGCTGCACGTTTCCAGAAAAATCTGGACCGCATTTTGCTCCGCAAGTTCTACCTTGCGGTCGTGCGTGGAAAATTCCCAGAAGGCGAAGTGGAATGCCACATGCCTTTGCGAGAAGACCCGGAAGACCCGATTCGCTTGCGCATGCACCACCGTGTTGATGGCAAGGAATGCTTTACGCGCTTTAAGCTCGTGCGCCATTTGGATTGCCCGGAAATTGCACCGGAACTTTCGCTTGTCGAGGCGGAGCTCATTACGGGACGTAAGCACCAGATTCGTGCGCACCTCGCTGAAATGGGTTACCCGATCGTGGGGGACCGCCTGTATTACCGCGATGGTGAATTTTACCAGAAACTCGCGCAGGGCGGAGAACTCACCGACGAAGATATCAAGGTGCTTGGCGCTCACAACCAGATGCTTTTTGCGTACAAGGTCGAACTCCAGCTCCCGTACTGGAAAGAACCCCGCACCTTCGAAAGCCACGCGTACCCCGCTGATATGGCAAAACTCCTCGCAGAATAA
- a CDS encoding type II toxin-antitoxin system RelB/DinJ family antitoxin, producing MAQATVSARIDSKDKERFDEFCNNVGLSASAAINMFIKSVINEHRIPFEVREPTARYNAKASDIEALKKGIEQLNAGKGIVKTLEELEAMENG from the coding sequence ATGGCACAGGCAACAGTTTCAGCACGAATCGATAGCAAAGACAAAGAACGTTTTGACGAATTCTGCAATAACGTTGGTTTGTCCGCATCTGCAGCCATCAACATGTTCATCAAGAGCGTCATCAATGAACATCGCATTCCCTTCGAAGTCCGCGAGCCCACAGCCCGTTACAACGCCAAAGCAAGCGACATTGAGGCCCTCAAAAAAGGCATCGAACAGCTCAATGCCGGGAAAGGTATTGTGAAGACGTTGGAAGAACTCGAGGCAATGGAAAATGGCTAA
- a CDS encoding Txe/YoeB family addiction module toxin — protein MAKIAFSEQAWQEYLYWQLQDKKTLKRVNQLLKDIERNHFEGLGKPEALKGNLSGFWSRRIDDGNRLIYRINGEFIDILSCKGHYENV, from the coding sequence ATGGCTAAGATTGCATTTTCCGAACAAGCGTGGCAAGAATATCTCTATTGGCAACTACAAGATAAGAAAACACTCAAAAGAGTCAACCAACTGCTTAAAGACATCGAGCGAAACCATTTCGAAGGCTTAGGTAAGCCTGAAGCATTGAAAGGAAACCTCAGCGGATTTTGGAGTCGACGAATTGACGATGGCAATCGGCTAATCTACAGAATTAATGGTGAATTTATCGACATTCTTTCTTGCAAAGGTCACTACGAAAACGTTTAG
- a CDS encoding energy transducer TonB, which translates to MLDFCAKYFRFPVAFVLSFVVGAVFFLAIPVINVLFFDKGVKSEKVLEEVTEVEVLVSEKKPEVKQKVIRTVATPNTFKVSAHMGVSRSQNFQMDLSLARGAAGDGVAVDAGSMENVIYEAGEVDEQAQVLREIQPKFPERAKKMGVSGYVKVFIVIDVNGDVAQAQVLTQDPAGYGFDIEALKAIRQWKFSPAQLRGFPVAQKATKEFRFVK; encoded by the coding sequence ATGCTTGACTTTTGTGCGAAATATTTCCGATTCCCGGTGGCGTTTGTGCTCTCGTTTGTCGTGGGCGCTGTGTTCTTCCTTGCGATCCCGGTCATCAACGTGTTATTCTTCGATAAAGGCGTGAAGTCTGAAAAAGTTCTCGAAGAAGTGACCGAGGTTGAAGTTCTCGTGAGTGAGAAAAAGCCCGAAGTGAAGCAGAAGGTCATCCGTACGGTGGCAACTCCGAATACGTTCAAGGTTTCGGCGCACATGGGCGTTTCTCGCAGCCAGAATTTCCAGATGGATTTGTCGCTTGCTCGCGGTGCTGCTGGCGATGGCGTTGCCGTAGATGCTGGCTCGATGGAAAACGTAATTTACGAGGCTGGTGAAGTGGATGAACAGGCGCAAGTGTTGCGTGAAATCCAGCCGAAGTTCCCGGAACGCGCCAAGAAAATGGGCGTTTCGGGTTACGTGAAAGTATTTATTGTGATTGATGTGAACGGTGACGTGGCTCAGGCTCAGGTGCTGACGCAGGACCCGGCAGGATACGGCTTTGATATCGAAGCGCTCAAGGCTATTCGCCAGTGGAAGTTCTCCCCGGCTCAGTTACGCGGCTTCCCAGTAGCACAAAAAGCTACAAAGGAGTTCCGTTTTGTCAAGTAA
- a CDS encoding U32 family peptidase, protein MNNPELLLPVGTRDMLESAINNGADAVYYGVPHWNARGRTEDFSFEDVEEMIRYARLRGVKTYLAMNILIFEREIQELPEFLERLIALKPDAFIIQDIGLARLIKAISPEQEIHASTQMTLASSEAVNLVKDIGFSRAVLARELSAKQIAQIKSLTDLELEVFIHGALCVSYSGQCLTSENFGGRSANRGQCAQSCRLPYRIFVDGKEWKDPKARYLFSTRDLCALPKLEELKDIGVESLKVEGRLKSPEYVAAVSHAYRKALEILSEKGYKEKAECANGNAAGLTAQDLEPLEVLFSRGLNTGWLDGVNHQELVDGSFSNHHGEFIGTVVQVERGGVIVELEDKPVPCTLLPGDGILFEEYRAEPEPRQTGSRLYKATFQQIGRRGKSANTDPGTKAGVTSAQVRLEFGREFNLRKVSYGMKAYRNDSPALEKELHKTFTDRSFAKHIPVCMTLEGTIGEPLKLTITETRDNHEGCENRENCATASVNSATVEGPVLEAARNESSADALQAIAKKELSGLSATAYVLDKLEIKLPQNAFLPGKVLRTLRQEAVQALDEKRLQWKELAPSADNGRAFLHSVSVKEIPAGVHPGLRSGAGTTDKAASNRRTITVLVRRPEQIEALQGLDIDKVVMDFDWGVKYDEPLERIHKLGFEAGIATLRIHKPSENHYIKQILTLMPEFALVRNLGSLALLKDSGIPMVGDYSLNATNSASYDWLLAQGLEKLHPSWDLNSTQLFDLLKNIDGSKLELALHQYMPAFHSEYCAFARALTTGRRFPECKKICTQHKVEILDHKGERHFLQSDAECRNTLFVGKPQSALKLLPRLIAQNVSSYRLELLDEEPESVRRKIDIYTQAIRGKLDIDTAISKAGVEEKYGLSEGQLFNQSVWQDRKKG, encoded by the coding sequence ATGAACAATCCTGAACTTCTTTTGCCTGTCGGTACGCGCGACATGCTGGAATCCGCCATCAACAACGGGGCGGACGCGGTTTACTATGGTGTGCCCCACTGGAACGCACGCGGTCGAACCGAAGATTTTTCATTTGAAGATGTCGAAGAGATGATCCGCTACGCAAGACTTCGCGGCGTAAAGACGTACCTTGCGATGAACATTCTCATCTTCGAGCGCGAAATTCAGGAATTGCCGGAATTTTTGGAACGCTTGATTGCGTTAAAGCCGGACGCGTTCATCATCCAGGACATCGGGCTTGCAAGGCTCATCAAGGCGATTAGCCCAGAACAGGAAATCCACGCGAGCACGCAAATGACGCTCGCGAGTTCCGAAGCCGTGAACTTGGTCAAGGACATCGGATTTTCAAGAGCGGTCTTGGCTCGCGAACTTTCGGCAAAACAAATTGCGCAAATCAAGAGCCTCACCGACTTGGAACTTGAAGTTTTCATCCACGGGGCGCTTTGCGTCTCGTACTCGGGGCAGTGCCTTACCAGCGAAAACTTTGGCGGACGCTCGGCAAACCGCGGGCAGTGCGCCCAAAGCTGCCGCCTTCCCTACCGCATTTTTGTGGACGGCAAGGAATGGAAAGATCCGAAGGCCCGTTACTTGTTCAGCACACGTGACCTTTGTGCACTCCCGAAACTTGAAGAACTCAAGGACATCGGCGTAGAATCGCTCAAGGTCGAAGGGCGTTTGAAAAGCCCGGAATATGTGGCTGCCGTTTCGCACGCGTATCGCAAGGCGCTGGAAATACTGAGCGAAAAAGGTTATAAAGAAAAAGCCGAGTGTGCGAATGGAAATGCCGCCGGGCTTACTGCGCAGGATTTGGAACCGCTCGAAGTCTTGTTCTCGCGCGGACTCAACACAGGTTGGCTCGATGGAGTGAACCACCAGGAACTCGTCGATGGCTCCTTCTCGAACCACCATGGCGAATTTATCGGAACCGTCGTTCAGGTGGAACGCGGCGGCGTGATTGTGGAACTTGAAGACAAGCCTGTTCCGTGCACATTGTTGCCTGGCGACGGGATTTTATTCGAAGAATATAGGGCAGAGCCCGAGCCGCGCCAAACGGGAAGTCGACTGTACAAAGCTACATTCCAACAAATTGGACGACGAGGAAAAAGCGCAAATACCGACCCCGGCACAAAGGCCGGGGTGACAAGTGCACAAGTTCGTCTGGAATTCGGTCGAGAATTCAACTTGCGCAAAGTCTCGTACGGCATGAAGGCCTACCGCAACGACTCCCCCGCTCTCGAAAAAGAACTGCACAAGACATTCACCGACAGAAGTTTTGCAAAGCACATTCCCGTGTGCATGACGCTCGAAGGAACCATTGGCGAACCGCTCAAGCTCACGATTACCGAGACTCGCGACAATCACGAGGGCTGCGAGAATCGCGAAAACTGCGCAACTGCCAGCGTGAACAGCGCCACGGTCGAAGGCCCCGTCCTCGAAGCCGCCCGCAACGAAAGTTCCGCCGATGCTTTGCAAGCCATCGCCAAAAAAGAACTTTCAGGATTGAGCGCCACCGCTTACGTTCTAGACAAACTCGAAATCAAGCTCCCACAAAACGCATTCCTCCCCGGTAAAGTTTTGCGCACACTCCGTCAAGAAGCAGTACAAGCCTTGGACGAAAAGCGCTTGCAGTGGAAAGAACTTGCACCTTCTGCGGACAACGGTCGCGCATTCCTACATAGCGTTTCGGTGAAGGAGATTCCCGCTGGAGTTCACCCCGGACTCCGTTCCGGGGCGGGCACTACCGACAAAGCAGCAAGCAATCGCCGCACAATTACCGTCCTCGTTCGCCGTCCCGAACAAATCGAAGCCTTGCAAGGTCTCGACATCGACAAAGTCGTCATGGACTTTGACTGGGGCGTCAAATACGACGAGCCGCTCGAACGCATCCACAAGCTCGGTTTTGAAGCCGGCATCGCTACGCTCCGCATCCATAAGCCCAGCGAAAACCATTACATCAAACAAATTCTCACGCTCATGCCGGAATTTGCTTTGGTGCGTAATCTCGGTTCGCTCGCGCTCCTCAAGGATTCCGGAATTCCGATGGTCGGCGACTACAGCTTGAACGCCACCAACAGCGCAAGCTACGATTGGCTTTTGGCACAAGGACTCGAAAAATTGCATCCGTCGTGGGACCTCAACAGCACACAGCTTTTTGACTTGCTCAAGAACATAGACGGAAGCAAACTCGAACTCGCGCTACACCAGTACATGCCAGCATTCCACTCAGAATACTGCGCCTTCGCACGCGCCCTCACAACAGGCCGCCGCTTCCCCGAATGCAAAAAGATTTGCACACAACATAAAGTCGAAATTCTCGACCACAAAGGCGAACGCCACTTCTTGCAATCCGATGCCGAATGCCGCAACACGCTCTTTGTCGGCAAGCCGCAATCCGCCCTCAAGCTATTGCCAAGGCTCATCGCACAAAACGTGAGCAGCTACCGCCTAGAACTCTTGGACGAAGAACCCGAATCTGTCCGCCGCAAGATTGACATTTATACGCAAGCCATCCGCGGCAAGCTCGACATTGACACAGCGATTTCTAAAGCAGGCGTCGAAGAAAAGTACGGACTTTCCGAAGGCCAGCTGTTCAATCAAAGCGTCTGGCAAGACCGCAAGAAAGGGTAA
- a CDS encoding MotA/TolQ/ExbB proton channel family protein, whose product MSFRNFTAFVFAASLVALTPTATLAQQNTTVDAVKKRAELNSAKADLEEARRKRDMAVAARWKDRETFNKERELFNEKYQLGKERVDALMSERTRLLEDVRVAREDLAQVKLQAEKARAEYLSLAAGPERLEMLAKFQEQGVPFKVADRVEAQNKVKKEMGLYRDDPLRIARAMLDVAKKEMKFTREVRTEKADLMFGSSVAEGDRMRLGGLFAMQMAKVTDINGFHPSALMLPVAGEKKRVYSWQENLSPETRKDVAKAFAGANDSAFVMVPVDVLLSTELSSELANHQETTWKEDFAEFFHNGGILMYPIAMLFILGLIIFLVRLVWLLILGFGGRGARNAAKALANRDLRLATAESQSAHGEVGKVLRSVLGKNFKDRASAEKSLEVLFAGEVPKLEMGLSWISVFASTAPLLGLLGTVMGMIELFNVITMHGTSDPKLLAGGISIALVTTEAGLIVAIPLQLLHTLLVNISDSVRTRMEKTGLAVLNAIWIKEK is encoded by the coding sequence ATGAGCTTCCGTAATTTTACCGCTTTTGTATTTGCCGCGAGCCTCGTGGCGCTCACGCCGACTGCAACACTTGCTCAGCAGAACACGACTGTCGATGCTGTCAAGAAGCGTGCAGAACTCAACAGCGCGAAGGCTGATCTCGAAGAAGCCCGCCGCAAGCGCGACATGGCTGTCGCCGCCCGCTGGAAGGACCGCGAAACGTTCAACAAGGAACGTGAACTCTTCAATGAAAAGTATCAGCTCGGCAAGGAACGCGTGGACGCTTTGATGTCCGAACGCACCCGCTTGCTCGAAGACGTGCGCGTGGCTCGCGAAGACTTGGCACAGGTCAAGCTCCAGGCCGAAAAGGCACGTGCCGAATACCTCTCGCTCGCCGCTGGTCCGGAACGCTTGGAAATGCTTGCCAAGTTCCAGGAACAGGGCGTGCCGTTCAAGGTTGCCGATCGCGTCGAAGCGCAGAATAAGGTCAAGAAAGAGATGGGGCTCTACCGCGATGACCCGCTCCGCATTGCCCGTGCGATGCTTGACGTCGCCAAGAAAGAAATGAAGTTTACGCGTGAAGTCCGCACTGAAAAGGCTGACCTCATGTTCGGTAGCTCGGTTGCCGAAGGCGACCGCATGCGCTTGGGCGGCCTCTTTGCCATGCAGATGGCGAAGGTCACCGACATCAACGGTTTCCATCCGTCGGCTTTGATGCTCCCGGTGGCAGGCGAAAAGAAGCGCGTCTATAGCTGGCAAGAAAATCTTTCTCCCGAAACGCGCAAGGACGTGGCGAAGGCTTTTGCTGGTGCGAATGATTCCGCTTTCGTGATGGTGCCGGTCGATGTGCTCCTCAGCACCGAACTTTCGAGCGAACTGGCTAACCACCAGGAAACCACGTGGAAAGAAGACTTTGCTGAATTCTTCCATAACGGCGGCATCCTGATGTACCCGATTGCAATGCTCTTTATCCTTGGCCTTATCATCTTCCTCGTGCGCCTCGTTTGGCTCCTCATCCTTGGCTTTGGTGGCCGTGGTGCCCGCAATGCGGCTAAGGCTCTCGCTAATCGCGACCTTCGACTTGCTACGGCTGAATCCCAGAGTGCTCATGGCGAAGTGGGCAAGGTGTTGCGCTCCGTGCTTGGCAAGAATTTCAAGGACCGTGCGAGTGCCGAAAAGTCTCTCGAAGTCCTATTCGCAGGCGAAGTGCCAAAGCTCGAAATGGGCCTCAGCTGGATTTCCGTGTTTGCATCGACGGCTCCGCTCCTCGGCCTTTTGGGTACCGTTATGGGGATGATTGAACTTTTCAATGTCATTACCATGCACGGCACGAGCGACCCGAAACTTTTGGCTGGCGGTATTTCCATTGCCCTTGTGACGACGGAAGCTGGCCTTATCGTGGCTATCCCGCTCCAGCTCTTGCACACGCTCCTCGTGAACATCTCGGATTCTGTCCGTACCCGCATGGAAAAGACGGGCCTTGCCGTCCTCAACGCTATCTGGATTAAGGAAAAGTAA